A region of Paenibacillus sp. JNUCC-31 DNA encodes the following proteins:
- a CDS encoding ATPase, T2SS/T4P/T4SS family — protein MLWNTLCLILILLLCLAYIWFKYRASHREKINRSPERESFTIEGLTEKVKHSLHELSHSQLADAGLHEEEYRRRINQRAEMRKALKGCVSGSISDKTYVKNLIGDLLTRSIGLNKSNIDEVIYFEETELLTIQDQFEIVFYLYRQQFGVDALSRMIDTYDLGRLRLDERADDGGSYYISEEDIRYVFECEYRELGIREKTDIIVQRIYQHYKGFSVVDEIRDQRIDGVSGGVSGMLDAIQDMGLRQPASWNDLLEDGLEDVSLEEPLSGMESVWIFYKGKSIHLSFLSFGSIRELKRVCQNIYKYNYPGQLSEANGYKVNEMKDGSRVVVVRPPFAESWAFFVRKFDIPNASLEQLITGNNADLPITLLQYLMKGSRITAVTGAQGSGKTTLLMAMVKHIYASYTLRVQEMAFELQLRRIYSRRNILSFRETEHISGQQGLDLQKKTDGTVNILGEVASDEVAAWMIQMSQVASLFTLFTHHAKTFRDLVFSLRNSLLKTGMFQHEHIAEEQVVSVINFDVHMKKDAEGRRYIERITECLPRADKGDSVEERAGFAFRNVIEYRDGNYVVTAPISLGSIADMRDQMTLHDAALFEQFIKQYWSDTYDR, from the coding sequence ATGCTCTGGAATACCCTCTGTTTAATTTTAATTTTGCTGTTATGCCTTGCTTATATCTGGTTCAAATATAGAGCTTCCCATCGTGAAAAGATTAACCGTTCTCCTGAACGAGAGTCTTTCACGATTGAAGGATTGACAGAGAAAGTGAAACATTCACTTCATGAGCTCAGTCATAGCCAACTTGCTGACGCGGGACTGCATGAGGAAGAATATCGCCGGAGAATCAATCAGCGCGCGGAAATGCGGAAGGCTCTTAAAGGCTGTGTATCCGGCAGCATCAGTGACAAAACGTATGTCAAAAATCTGATCGGTGATCTGCTGACTCGCAGTATAGGCTTGAACAAGTCAAATATAGATGAAGTCATTTATTTTGAAGAAACCGAGTTGCTGACGATCCAGGATCAGTTTGAAATTGTGTTTTATTTATATCGCCAGCAATTCGGTGTCGATGCTTTGTCACGCATGATTGACACGTATGACCTTGGCAGATTGAGGCTGGATGAACGTGCTGATGACGGAGGAAGTTACTATATCTCCGAAGAGGACATCCGGTATGTGTTCGAGTGTGAGTATAGAGAGCTGGGAATCAGAGAAAAAACGGATATTATCGTTCAGCGCATCTACCAGCATTACAAAGGCTTTTCGGTAGTTGATGAAATAAGGGACCAACGGATTGATGGGGTTAGTGGTGGTGTTAGTGGCATGCTGGATGCCATTCAGGATATGGGGCTGCGGCAGCCGGCTTCGTGGAACGATCTGTTGGAGGATGGACTCGAAGATGTTTCCCTTGAAGAACCACTTAGTGGGATGGAAAGTGTCTGGATTTTCTATAAAGGTAAATCCATTCATCTGTCCTTCCTGTCTTTTGGGAGTATCCGTGAACTGAAAAGGGTATGTCAAAATATTTACAAATACAACTATCCAGGGCAGCTTTCAGAAGCGAATGGATACAAAGTGAACGAGATGAAGGACGGCTCACGTGTCGTTGTTGTGCGTCCTCCCTTTGCTGAATCATGGGCTTTCTTTGTCCGGAAATTTGATATTCCCAATGCTTCACTGGAACAGCTGATTACCGGAAATAATGCAGATCTGCCAATTACGTTGCTGCAGTATCTGATGAAAGGCAGTCGAATTACAGCCGTAACCGGAGCACAAGGGTCGGGCAAAACGACGCTGCTTATGGCGATGGTGAAGCATATTTACGCCTCGTATACCCTAAGGGTACAGGAGATGGCTTTCGAACTACAGCTGAGGCGTATATACAGTCGGCGTAACATTCTAAGTTTCCGGGAGACGGAGCACATTTCAGGTCAACAGGGACTGGACTTACAGAAAAAGACGGATGGTACAGTGAATATTCTTGGTGAAGTTGCAAGTGATGAAGTAGCTGCTTGGATGATTCAGATGTCCCAGGTAGCCAGTCTGTTCACCCTGTTTACCCATCATGCCAAAACGTTTCGCGATCTGGTCTTCTCTCTCCGTAATTCACTGCTCAAAACAGGTATGTTTCAACATGAACATATTGCCGAGGAACAAGTGGTTAGTGTTATTAATTTCGATGTACATATGAAAAAGGATGCTGAGGGACGAAGATATATAGAACGAATCACGGAATGTCTTCCACGTGCGGATAAAGGCGACAGTGTGGAAGAAAGAGCTGGTTTTGCGTTTCGCAATGTGATCGAGTACA
- a CDS encoding ParA family protein encodes MSTISFWSPFAGTGSTSCVLIAAYAMALHYRTRVLLVNTGPVGSSAEAALPLNEVGVTGSEFTFEEGGWDAIERLHISGSLNKHNLRDYTKPLLKDRLDLLTGRINRMERSPQEHVETLKRLLDVANEYYDLVLLDADRAGVSAQILLDQADYIVVNLNQNMRDLEKFFEEIKPERMSNQNMHVVLNKYDPHSRSTITNIRRRFQYKGAISVLPYTTEFLDAFNRRDAAAYLQLEGLRDHKDIRKGSFAASMAELARFIMDGAGMRTVLKRLERGA; translated from the coding sequence ATGAGCACTATTTCGTTTTGGAGCCCTTTCGCAGGAACGGGCAGCACGTCATGTGTATTAATCGCCGCGTATGCGATGGCACTTCACTATAGAACAAGAGTCCTGCTTGTAAATACAGGGCCTGTAGGGAGCAGTGCAGAGGCTGCCCTGCCACTCAATGAAGTAGGAGTAACAGGGTCAGAATTTACTTTTGAAGAGGGAGGTTGGGATGCGATTGAACGTCTCCATATCAGTGGGAGTCTGAATAAGCATAATTTGAGGGATTATACCAAGCCGCTTCTCAAAGATCGTCTAGACTTGTTGACCGGCAGAATTAACAGGATGGAACGTTCCCCACAGGAGCATGTGGAGACTTTGAAAAGACTGTTGGACGTAGCGAATGAATATTATGATCTGGTTCTTCTGGACGCAGACCGGGCAGGCGTAAGTGCTCAAATTCTGTTGGATCAGGCTGATTATATTGTTGTAAACCTGAATCAAAATATGAGGGATTTGGAGAAATTTTTTGAAGAAATCAAACCCGAGCGCATGAGTAATCAGAACATGCATGTCGTATTGAACAAGTATGATCCCCATTCTCGCTCAACCATTACCAACATTCGGCGGCGCTTTCAATACAAGGGGGCGATATCGGTATTGCCGTATACAACCGAATTTCTGGATGCGTTCAATCGTCGCGATGCGGCGGCATACTTGCAATTGGAAGGCTTAAGGGACCATAAGGACATTCGTAAAGGGAGCTTTGCTGCAAGTATGGCTGAACTCGCTCGCTTCATTATGGACGGTGCTGGAATGCGTACCGTTCTGAAGAGGCTCGAAAGGGGCGCCTGA
- a CDS encoding SAF domain-containing protein: MSKLRKQSRQLIYAGLTGAGAIGLLFGAYVIYNVKTMSDTRAEVEARYSSAFEQKEAELMQQWNSGAQGWVTIRDVEAGEPILPEDIKLIAVPDAQAPRNLWSSSKQMDGQVAKIELKKGTAITTEMVYEDTPAPPDLRNRELQVVLLPSSLVKGDIIDIRIQFPTGQDYILLSKKKVERLNAATLWITMTEEEILALSSAIVDAYLHKASIYALTYVEPQFQTPAIPTYPANNEVLKLLESDPNLVRRAEVELARQVRSSLESSLAASLSAPSQGVEQDVAQSSVSYNKRPGANNSSGTDGVIWNDGSGSAGTTGKGSNDSSASAASTNEQKSLLTGGE; the protein is encoded by the coding sequence TTGTCTAAATTAAGAAAACAAAGCCGTCAACTGATTTACGCTGGATTGACGGGAGCAGGAGCAATTGGTTTGTTGTTTGGGGCATATGTTATTTACAATGTCAAAACCATGAGCGACACGAGGGCTGAAGTGGAGGCCCGTTACTCATCAGCCTTCGAACAAAAAGAAGCTGAATTGATGCAACAATGGAACTCGGGGGCACAGGGATGGGTAACTATACGGGATGTTGAAGCAGGAGAGCCGATATTGCCCGAGGATATCAAACTGATAGCCGTTCCGGATGCACAAGCACCAAGGAATCTGTGGTCCAGCTCCAAGCAGATGGATGGCCAAGTGGCGAAAATAGAATTAAAAAAGGGAACGGCTATTACAACTGAAATGGTGTATGAGGATACCCCGGCACCGCCAGATTTAAGAAACCGTGAACTACAGGTTGTTTTATTACCATCTTCTCTTGTGAAGGGTGACATCATTGATATTCGTATTCAGTTTCCAACGGGGCAAGACTATATTCTCCTGTCCAAAAAGAAAGTCGAAAGATTAAATGCAGCTACACTATGGATTACGATGACGGAGGAGGAGATTCTTGCCCTTTCAAGTGCAATTGTAGATGCTTATTTACATAAAGCTTCAATCTACGCCCTAACCTATGTAGAACCACAGTTCCAGACACCAGCAATCCCGACATACCCTGCCAATAATGAAGTGTTAAAACTGCTGGAGAGTGATCCGAATCTTGTGCGACGGGCTGAAGTGGAGTTAGCACGACAGGTGCGAAGTTCACTCGAAAGCTCTCTTGCTGCCTCCTTGTCAGCACCGTCCCAAGGTGTGGAGCAGGACGTTGCGCAATCCTCTGTCTCGTACAATAAACGTCCTGGAGCGAATAATTCTTCAGGTACCGATGGTGTTATCTGGAATGACGGTTCAGGTAGCGCTGGAACGACTGGCAAAGGAAGCAATGATTCTTCAGCGTCAGCTGCGAGTACGAATGAGCAGAAAAGCTTGCTGACGGGTGGAGAATAA
- a CDS encoding serine/threonine protein kinase produces MRQPARLGHGSLLGGRYRIVSILGSGGMSHVYEAEDLKLPGKTWAIKESVTAMPYEGSMESEAALLTSLRHPRLPQIVDFFVPDELGYTYLVMEYIEGLTLSDYFKQCRGKIPLEHMTEFVFQLLDVLSYLHSLDPPVIYRDLKPSNIMITPEHEVRLIDFGIARSYKAQKVDDTVKLGTAGFAAPEQYGSGQTDARSDLYGLGALLLYLMTCGAYTEWIQGVESSIRSDVPRTYLPVVRRLLRLNPNERFQSADEVRKELLRRPGIAAGGAETTVTISGGTRVIALTGASSGVGVTHTAIAISHYLERQNFKVAVIEMSPRSQSFARIQQVAYMGKPVPSGRQFAVDGVHYWKQSGRADILSLLGGSYQFIVMDLGSGQDQNRLEEFLRADLPIVIGSGAEWRQAEIGSFVRSHNRYPRDKWIYCLPLAAAEAVQRIRKTLDTSSVYGLPLHIDPFDREPQMDKVFAHILTHMIGQLPKKRSFFARKRVHD; encoded by the coding sequence ATGAGACAGCCGGCTAGGCTCGGGCACGGAAGCCTGCTGGGAGGAAGATATCGTATCGTGTCCATTCTGGGTTCGGGTGGAATGAGTCATGTATATGAAGCAGAGGATTTGAAGTTGCCAGGCAAAACCTGGGCGATCAAAGAAAGTGTGACGGCGATGCCATATGAAGGCAGTATGGAGTCTGAAGCTGCTCTCCTGACATCTCTGAGGCATCCCAGATTACCACAAATCGTAGATTTTTTTGTCCCGGATGAGCTTGGGTATACCTATCTTGTTATGGAGTACATTGAGGGATTGACACTTAGTGACTATTTCAAGCAATGTCGTGGAAAGATTCCGCTTGAACATATGACAGAGTTTGTATTTCAGTTGCTGGATGTATTGAGTTATTTGCATAGTCTGGACCCGCCTGTCATCTATCGGGATTTGAAACCATCTAACATTATGATTACACCGGAACATGAAGTCAGGCTGATTGATTTTGGAATAGCGAGGAGCTATAAAGCACAAAAAGTCGATGATACGGTTAAATTGGGAACGGCGGGCTTCGCTGCACCTGAACAATATGGCTCAGGACAGACGGATGCGCGTTCAGACCTGTACGGGCTTGGGGCATTGCTGCTCTATCTTATGACTTGTGGAGCTTATACGGAATGGATTCAGGGAGTGGAGAGTTCCATTCGCAGTGATGTTCCACGTACCTATCTCCCGGTTGTGCGAAGGTTACTGCGCCTGAATCCGAATGAGCGTTTTCAATCTGCAGATGAAGTCCGCAAGGAACTGCTGCGCAGACCGGGTATAGCAGCTGGTGGTGCAGAAACCACGGTGACCATAAGCGGAGGAACCAGGGTGATCGCTCTGACGGGCGCATCATCCGGTGTTGGGGTAACGCATACGGCTATAGCCATCAGTCACTACCTGGAACGGCAGAATTTCAAAGTGGCCGTAATCGAGATGTCTCCCCGGTCTCAGTCATTTGCTCGTATTCAACAAGTGGCTTATATGGGTAAACCAGTGCCATCCGGCAGACAGTTTGCTGTGGATGGCGTGCATTATTGGAAACAATCGGGACGTGCAGACATCCTGTCTTTATTGGGAGGCAGCTATCAGTTCATTGTGATGGATCTGGGCAGTGGTCAGGATCAGAACCGACTTGAAGAGTTTCTCAGAGCCGACTTGCCCATTGTTATAGGTTCCGGTGCTGAATGGAGACAAGCGGAGATTGGATCTTTTGTCCGTTCACACAACCGGTACCCGAGAGACAAATGGATCTACTGCCTGCCGCTTGCAGCAGCTGAAGCCGTTCAACGCATACGCAAAACGTTGGACACTTCCAGTGTATACGGATTACCTTTACATATCGATCCATTCGATCGGGAACCGCAGATGGATAAGGTTTTTGCTCATATTCTGACTCATATGATTGGGCAGCTTCCCAAGAAACGTTCATTCTTTGCAAGAAAAAGAGTACATGATTAG
- a CDS encoding SAM-dependent methyltransferase encodes MSTQSSWGEGDFSRFICTANHGFAPYAQEELRRTFGAVKSTVLVPGEILLAGLPVAEEEVPITLLQANPTFLRHIQPVQFQENTEDSAQAMEKLISFVLNHTELTGTNVALQVRKTEGAFWQENAASLKQLLIEKLDDLGCEWVVRDAEYVISVFVANDTIYAGVSKPEQNLSDWSGGAVRFQKEDGQISRAKFKLLEAEQTFGIDFTSFHRALDIGAAPGGWTSFLLERGLEVTAVDPAKMDASLLQSPKLTFLKKNAGDVRFREGEFDLLVCDMSWSPKLMSRLVSDLLYSLQSGGTAVVTVKLLHKKPLALIKEVIDTFERSRMQIQRSKQLFHNREEITLYMIKY; translated from the coding sequence TTGAGTACACAGTCATCTTGGGGAGAAGGAGACTTCTCCCGTTTTATCTGCACAGCCAACCATGGCTTTGCACCCTACGCTCAGGAGGAATTGCGCCGTACGTTTGGTGCAGTCAAGAGCACGGTACTCGTACCGGGTGAAATACTGCTTGCCGGTCTTCCGGTTGCCGAAGAAGAGGTGCCGATTACGCTTTTGCAGGCTAACCCAACGTTTTTACGTCATATTCAGCCTGTTCAATTTCAGGAAAACACGGAAGATTCAGCGCAAGCGATGGAAAAGTTAATTTCATTTGTGCTTAACCATACTGAATTAACAGGCACGAATGTTGCATTACAAGTTCGTAAAACTGAAGGGGCCTTCTGGCAGGAAAATGCGGCTTCTTTGAAACAGCTTCTGATCGAGAAGCTGGATGATCTTGGCTGTGAGTGGGTTGTTCGTGATGCGGAATATGTGATATCTGTCTTTGTTGCGAATGACACGATATACGCCGGAGTATCCAAACCTGAACAAAATTTGTCTGACTGGAGTGGGGGGGCAGTTCGTTTTCAGAAGGAGGACGGACAGATCTCCCGGGCCAAGTTCAAATTGCTTGAAGCGGAGCAGACATTTGGCATTGACTTTACATCTTTCCATAGAGCATTGGATATTGGTGCTGCACCAGGTGGATGGACTTCTTTTCTGCTTGAGCGCGGGCTTGAAGTTACAGCGGTTGATCCGGCGAAGATGGATGCGTCCCTGCTACAATCGCCCAAACTGACCTTTTTGAAAAAAAACGCAGGCGATGTACGCTTCCGCGAAGGAGAGTTCGATCTGCTCGTATGTGATATGAGTTGGAGTCCAAAGCTGATGAGCCGCCTTGTATCGGACCTGTTATATAGCCTTCAATCGGGAGGAACAGCAGTTGTTACGGTGAAGTTGCTGCATAAGAAGCCGCTCGCGTTGATTAAGGAAGTCATCGACACATTTGAGCGCTCAAGAATGCAAATTCAACGCTCCAAGCAGTTGTTCCACAACAGGGAAGAGATCACGTTGTATATGATTAAGTATTAA
- a CDS encoding ABC transporter ATP-binding protein, translating to MISMEHVSLRREDNQILDDVHLHIKEGEHWAILGRNGSGKTTLLEMMNGYMFPSQGRIEVLGNLYGQCDVREVRKDIGYISQTLIEKLTLRDPVWEVVATGAYAFLRFYQTIPDDVKAKAMSLLDEMGFAKLANHPLGTLSQGERKKVMLARSLMADPKLLIMDEPCAGLDLYEREKMLAEIDRLHKRNITVVYVTHHVEEIVPLFTHVALIRDGRIAAEGPKHEVLTQETIKHTYDVPVDIQWDNGRPWIRVRSGG from the coding sequence ATGATCTCGATGGAGCATGTATCTCTTAGACGGGAAGATAATCAGATTCTGGATGACGTTCATCTGCATATCAAGGAAGGTGAGCACTGGGCCATTCTCGGACGCAATGGATCGGGCAAAACAACGCTGCTTGAAATGATGAATGGATATATGTTTCCAAGTCAGGGGCGCATTGAAGTACTGGGCAACCTCTATGGTCAGTGCGACGTTCGGGAGGTTCGTAAAGACATTGGTTATATCAGTCAGACCTTGATTGAAAAACTGACGCTACGTGATCCGGTATGGGAAGTGGTTGCAACAGGAGCTTATGCTTTTTTGCGTTTCTATCAAACAATCCCGGACGATGTGAAGGCCAAAGCAATGAGTCTGCTTGATGAAATGGGCTTTGCAAAATTGGCTAATCATCCGCTAGGCACCCTTTCTCAAGGGGAGCGTAAAAAAGTAATGCTGGCTCGTTCACTGATGGCAGATCCTAAATTGCTGATTATGGACGAGCCTTGTGCCGGCCTAGATCTGTATGAACGCGAGAAAATGTTGGCCGAAATTGATCGGCTGCATAAGCGTAATATCACTGTCGTTTATGTGACTCATCACGTCGAAGAGATCGTACCACTGTTCACACATGTGGCCTTGATCCGTGATGGACGTATTGCTGCGGAAGGTCCCAAACATGAAGTCTTAACACAAGAAACAATTAAGCATACGTACGATGTTCCAGTTGATATCCAGTGGGATAATGGACGTCCTTGGATCCGCGTACGTTCTGGAGGGTAA
- a CDS encoding thioredoxin family protein, with product MRPITTKMLMRGVWEGMPQAVFIYTPLCGTCGAARRMLEIAEHLLPEGILTEMNIHDIPELVQQFQISSVPAVMLFDGEHDVPKMVYRMNSVEHLLGEIRKAVVK from the coding sequence ATGAGGCCTATTACGACCAAAATGTTAATGCGCGGTGTATGGGAAGGTATGCCTCAGGCTGTATTTATTTATACCCCGCTCTGCGGAACTTGCGGAGCAGCCCGACGAATGCTGGAAATTGCCGAGCATTTACTGCCTGAAGGGATTTTGACTGAGATGAATATTCACGATATACCTGAACTGGTCCAGCAGTTTCAGATTTCGAGTGTACCTGCGGTTATGTTGTTTGATGGTGAACATGATGTGCCCAAAATGGTCTATCGTATGAACTCTGTCGAGCATCTGCTAGGGGAAATCCGAAAGGCGGTGGTAAAATGA
- a CDS encoding cyclic-phosphate processing receiver domain-containing protein, producing the protein MHVFLDDYRACPKGFVLATNAEECLILLREGDVDILSLDYELGPDSPNGGEVAASIVREGLFPRQIYLHTSSMYGKRQMYELLYSNKPDSVTVHNGPMSGEIMLRVASGEES; encoded by the coding sequence ATGCATGTTTTTTTGGATGATTACCGAGCTTGTCCAAAAGGATTTGTTCTGGCTACGAATGCAGAAGAATGCCTAATCCTGCTTAGGGAAGGTGACGTGGACATTTTATCCCTGGATTATGAACTGGGTCCGGATTCCCCGAATGGCGGTGAAGTTGCTGCTTCCATCGTCCGGGAAGGTTTATTCCCGCGACAGATCTATCTGCACACGTCCAGCATGTATGGCAAACGTCAGATGTACGAATTGTTATACAGCAATAAACCAGACTCTGTTACGGTCCATAATGGTCCGATGTCTGGGGAGATAATGCTTCGTGTTGCTTCGGGAGAAGAAAGCTGA
- a CDS encoding deoxyribonuclease IV, producing the protein MRPKSGIGAHVSTRGGFLQAAKRAYEMGATAFQYFPKNPRSLGLKELDLKDAEQCRDWCEKQGLASIAHSPYPTNPALGKTRGEAGFHATIASIRNDLHIADACGSVGTVVHFGHLKSNEPLEGYQNLISCLDTALAEWDGQAKVLLENQAGDHGPMGTTMEELIQIRKLSRYPEHIAFCFDTCHAFASGMWTTGNEASMLEKGRLLGYWDALAAVHFNDSKYPSGSCKDRHARIGQGYIGKEAMQELLCAPEFQQAVVVLETESGEDGTHRGDIELMRSWL; encoded by the coding sequence ATGAGGCCTAAAAGCGGAATCGGGGCACATGTCAGCACCAGAGGCGGATTTCTTCAGGCAGCCAAGCGGGCATATGAGATGGGGGCTACGGCATTTCAATATTTTCCAAAGAACCCTCGGAGCCTTGGCTTGAAAGAACTGGACCTCAAAGATGCTGAACAGTGTCGGGATTGGTGTGAGAAGCAGGGTCTTGCTTCAATTGCCCACTCACCCTACCCCACGAATCCGGCTTTGGGCAAAACCCGAGGAGAGGCGGGTTTTCATGCTACCATCGCATCGATACGTAATGATCTGCACATTGCAGATGCCTGCGGTTCGGTTGGGACTGTAGTTCACTTTGGACATCTCAAGAGCAATGAACCACTCGAAGGATATCAGAATCTCATATCCTGTCTGGATACCGCATTAGCGGAGTGGGATGGACAGGCAAAGGTTCTGCTTGAAAATCAGGCTGGAGATCATGGTCCCATGGGTACGACGATGGAAGAATTGATACAAATTCGCAAGCTAAGCCGGTATCCCGAGCATATTGCTTTTTGCTTTGACACGTGTCATGCTTTTGCTTCAGGCATGTGGACGACAGGCAATGAGGCATCGATGCTGGAGAAAGGCAGACTGCTGGGATACTGGGATGCTCTTGCGGCTGTTCACTTTAATGATTCGAAATATCCATCCGGTTCATGCAAGGACAGACATGCACGGATCGGACAGGGTTATATAGGAAAAGAAGCGATGCAGGAACTGTTATGTGCGCCCGAGTTTCAGCAAGCTGTAGTTGTGCTGGAGACCGAATCAGGCGAAGATGGAACACACCGCGGTGACATTGAGCTCATGCGTTCCTGGCTTTAA
- a CDS encoding Fpg/Nei family DNA glycosylase, translated as MPELPEMENYRTLLSENILDLPITGVVVNRDKSINTEPDVFTRELTGNRIIFVERRAKHLIFHLANGKRLVLHLMLGGMIFWGTEAERPDRTTQVEIQFGDYTLFFIGLRLGYLHLLTSKETEEAMSDFGPEPLDRRMNIERFAALLKGRRGTLKTTLVNQHIIAGIGNCYSDEIAFAAGLRPSSKTQNIAASPELTARLYHSVQSVLREAASEGGYMEMPLMQGDTKTGSYDEQCRVYDREGETCPRCGGTIARVEITGKKAFFCPDCQHEA; from the coding sequence ATGCCGGAATTGCCGGAAATGGAAAACTACCGGACCTTGCTGTCCGAGAACATACTTGATTTACCGATTACAGGTGTGGTGGTTAATCGTGATAAATCGATTAATACCGAGCCTGATGTGTTTACCCGCGAATTGACAGGTAATCGTATCATATTTGTAGAACGCCGGGCCAAGCATCTGATTTTTCATCTGGCTAATGGTAAGCGTCTGGTACTGCACCTCATGTTGGGCGGAATGATTTTCTGGGGCACGGAAGCTGAACGGCCTGATCGTACCACTCAAGTAGAGATTCAGTTTGGAGACTACACTTTATTCTTTATTGGGCTTCGTTTGGGATATCTGCATCTGCTGACGTCGAAAGAAACAGAAGAGGCCATGTCAGATTTTGGCCCTGAACCTTTGGATCGGCGCATGAATATAGAACGCTTTGCTGCCCTGTTGAAGGGACGTCGGGGCACACTCAAAACGACACTGGTCAACCAGCATATTATTGCAGGCATCGGAAATTGTTATTCGGATGAGATTGCATTTGCAGCAGGCCTGAGACCAAGCTCCAAAACGCAAAATATTGCTGCTTCGCCTGAACTCACAGCACGTTTGTACCATTCTGTGCAATCCGTATTGCGAGAAGCTGCATCGGAAGGCGGTTATATGGAAATGCCGTTGATGCAGGGAGATACCAAGACGGGAAGTTATGATGAGCAGTGCCGGGTGTATGATCGTGAAGGGGAAACTTGCCCTCGCTGCGGGGGAACGATAGCACGCGTGGAAATTACGGGCAAGAAGGCTTTCTTCTGTCCAGATTGCCAGCATGAGGCCTAA